CTCGCCAAGCCCAAATTCATTGGCGTAATGTTTCACCCGCTCAAACCCGAGCTGCCGTCCAAGCGTCTCAAAATAAAGGTTATTCGAGTGAGCCAGAGCATCGGTCATGGTCATGTGGTAGCGTCCGCCCAGGTTCACAGGGGTATCCTTGCGAACGATCCCCTCCTCAAGCGCCGCTAAGGCCACCGTCAGCTTAATCGTCGAGCAGGGTTCAGCCCCCCGCGATAGCGCCAGCTTTTGGTTCACCATCGCCAGAATTCGCCCCGTCGAGGGATCAATCGCGATCGCCGTGCCATTCATATTGCCCAGAGCTTCAATCGCCGCCGCGCGAACCAGAGGATCCTCGCCCTCCACCACATCACCGAGCGTCAGATTGTCGGCAAACGAACTCGCCGAAAAGTGTTCCTGGTAACGCGTCCGCCGTACCGCCAAAGTCGGCCGGGCTCCCCGATGGCGCCCCACAACCCCATGCGTTGCAACAACGTGCGTCCTACCCCCATAAGAACCAGAACGAGTCGAACCTGAATGAGCCGAACCCGCGTGCGAAGCCCCCGAACGAGCCCTGACAGTAGTGGCAACTCGCGTCGTACCAGCGGAGTGTCGCCTGGCCTTCCCGGTTGGAGTCGTCCCACTTGCAGTCGTCGCGGCGTTAGCACCCACTCCAGCACCCAGAACAAGGCCGAAGAGGAGCGCGCCAAAAACCTTCAATGATCTCGACACAGGCGTTCCCTCTTAATGATTTGACTGCAATCGAACTGCCATCGATCCACAATTCGTCTAATAAAACACTAATTCAACACCATCTCTCAAAGTAGCGCCGTTCCCCATTCGTGCTACTCCCCACGAAATCAGTGGTACGCCTCAGTTCCCGCGTCGCAAAAACGCAGGAATATCAAGCTCATCCGGCTCTGCAGGATCCGCAGCCGCCACTGCCGCCGCGCTCCCAAACGCCGGAACCCGGACCGAGGAGTCCCCCGCCTCGCCCGTCACACTGCGCACGTCCTTTTGTTGGACGCGCATTGGCGCCGAAAAGTGAGTATCCCTCGCCCGCTCAACCGGTCCAGCCTCCACCCGATCCACCTCAGCAGCTCTGTCCCCGCGCACCCCAGGAACCCCAGGAGCCCGGAAAAAATCGTCATCAAACACCGACGCCGGAACCGGAACCAACTCCGCCGGAGCATCCGCCTCCATCTTCACCACCGGCTCCCTCCTCTCGCTCGTCTCATGCACCGGCCGCACCGCTTCTTTTGCCGGCTCTATCTCACTGGCAAATCTCGTACCCATTGGTCGGGCAGAAACCACGCGAGGCTGTATCGGCACGTCATACCGCATCGTTGGCAGCGTCGCCTCAGCCAGCATGCGCTCCCGCCGCTGCGGCATCTCCTGCTGCTTGAAGCCCGTCGCAATCACGGTAATCTTCACCTCATCGCCCATCGACTCATCCTGCACCGCGCCAAAGATGATGTTCGCATCCTCATGCGCCGCATTCTGAATGATGCTCGAAGCCTCATTCACCTCGCTCAGCTTCAGACTGCTCGACCCCGTAATGTTGATCAGAATCCCGCGCGCGCCATCGATCGCTCCCGCCTCCAACAGCGGCGAAGCCATCGCAGCCATCGCAGCCTCCACCGCACGGTTCGCACCAGACCGCACACCCGTCCCCATCACCGCGTAACCCATCCCGGCCATCGTCGTCTTCACATCGGCAAAGTCGCGATTGATTACACCAGGAATCGTGATGATGTCCGAGATCCCCTGCACGCCCTGCCGCAGCACATCATCCGCAATCCGGAAGCTCTCGAAAAATCCAGCATCCTTCGCCACCGCCAGCAGCTTCTCATTCGGAATCACGATCACGGTATCGACCGACTCCAGCAGCTCCTGCATCCCGCGCTCGGCCTGCTGCATCCGTCGCTTGCCTTCAAACGCAAACGGTCGCGTCACCACCGCCACCGTCAGCGCGCCCATCTCACTCGCCAGGCTCGCAATCACCGGAGCAGCTCCGGTCCCCGTACCGCCACCAAGCCCCGCAGTCACAAACACCATATCCGCGCCCTCTAGCGCCTCGATGATCTTGTCCGAATCCTCAAGCGCCGCGCGCCGCCCCACATCCGGATTCGCACCCGCGCCCAGTCCACTCGTCAGCTTCACACCCAGCTGCAGCTTCACCGGAGCATTCGACACCTGCAGCGCCTGCACATCCGTATTCGCCGCAATAAACTCCACGCCCACAACGTTCGCCGCGATCATGCGATTCACAGCGTTGTTCCCGCCGCCGCCCACGCCGATCACCTTGATCCTCGCTCCACGCGGTATCTCATCGTGATAGTGAATGCGGAGATCGTTCGGATCGTTAGAATTATTGGGCAAATTCGACATGGCAACAGGACTCCTTGAAAGTTGTTTAATTCTCCCATCTCCTTGCCCAACGCACGACCCCCGTTTTCCACCGCCCGTACCACGCATGGTTCCAAACTCTGCAAACTTGCACCGCTTTTGATAGGGTGCGGCACTCGAGACAGTGCCATCACCAATCGCGCGTCAACCTCTGTCGTCTCGACGGAGCAGGAAACACCTTTCCTCGCCGTCGCTCCGTCTCACGATCTTCTTTCCGCTTGCAAAGATCACACCCGCACCTCAAACTGGAAAAGTCCCTCCCAAACTCAAGAGCCCATCGGAGCCATCGCAATGAGCCTGACCCGACGTGTCTTCCTTCAGCGCATCGCCCAGATCGGCGGCTACTCCGCCGCATTCGCCACCATGCAGGCGCTCGGCCTCATGCCCGCCGTCGGCCAGTCTCCGCTCCCGCAGCTCCCCGCCGACTTCGGCAAAGGCAAAAAAATCATCATCCTCGGCGCAGGCATCGCCGGCATGACTGCCGCCTACGAGCTCCGCAAAGCCGGCTTCGACTGCACCATCCTCGAAGCACGCAACCGCCCCGGCGGCCGCAATTGGACCGTCCGCGACGGCACCAAGGTCGAGTTCACCGACGGGACCATCCAAAACTGCGACTGGCAGGACGGCGGCTACCTCAACGCCGGTCCCGCGCGCATCCCCTCCATCCACACCCACATCCTCGGGTACTGTCAGGAGCTCGGCGTTCGCCTCGAAGTCGAAGTCAACACCTCGCGCTCAGCCCTCATGCAGTCTCCAAAGCTCAACCACGGCGACCCCGTCCAGCAGCGACAGGTCGTCCACGACACACGCGGCTATCTCGCCGAACTCCTCTCGAAAGCGATCAACAAACACACCCTCGACCACGAGCTCTCCAAAGAAGAAACTGCCCGTCTTCTCGAATTCCTTCAGAACTTCGGCGACCTCAACAAAGATGGACGTTACACCGGCACTCCTCGCGCAGGCTTCATCACTGGCCCCGGTGCAGGCCCTGTCAACCCCGTTCTGCACAAACCGCTCAACTTCTCCGAACTCCTCGCCGCCGACATGTCCACCGGCGAGTTCTACGAAGAGCAGATCGACTGGCAGGCCACCATGTTCCAGCCCATCGGCGGTATGGATCGCATCGCATACGGCTTCGCAAACTCTCTCGGCGACATGATCCACTACGAGTGTCCCGTCACCGAGATCACCACCTCCGGCCAAAGCGTCACCGTCGCTTACACCAAATCCGGCACACCCCAAACCATCTCCGCCGACTTCTGCATCTGCACCCTGCCGCTGCCAATCCTCGCCAAAACCAAAAACAACTTCTCTCCCGAAACCCAACAGGCATTCACAGGCATGCCCATGGTTCCGCTCTATAAAATCGCCTGGCAGTCTCCACGCTTCTGGGAGAAAGAGAACAACATCTACGGTGGCATCTCCTTCCTCAAAGACAAAGTCGACCTCGTCTGGTACCCCACCGATAAACTCTTCTCTCCCACTGGGGTCCTGGTTGCTGGCTTCAACTCCGAGCAGGAGCTCATTGGCGGCCTCGGCGGCACTACCACCGGCAAGCTCTCCTCCTTCGGCGCACTCCCCACCATCGAAGCAAAGTTCGAAGCCTCCCGTCAGGCCGTTGAGCTCCTTCACCCAGGCCGCTCCCACCTGCTCACCAAACCGATCTATGTCGCATGGGCCAAGATCCCATACTCCCTCGGCTGCCTCGCGAACAACTTCGTCTCCGGCAGCGCCCCGGCCTACGCACAGCTTGAAAAACCCGAGGGCAAAACATACTTCGCCGGCGACTACCTCTCTCACCTCGTCGCCTGGCAAGAAGGCGCTGTCCTCTCCGCCCACCACGCCATCGAACGCATCGCAAAACAGATGCAGAGCTAATACACTCCCGCAACGAGTCGTCACCGTAAACGAAGTCATCACCCTAAACGAAGCCGTCATCCTGAACGAAGTGAAGGATCCCCGTATTTGCTTCTGCCGTTGTATCTGCTTCTGCCATTGCCGTTCTTTCTTCGTCATTCATGCAGAAGCACGACACCTAAAACCACCACCACGCCTCGCCCCTTACCATCGATGATCCTGATTCAAAAAATCGAATTACCAATAGCCGGACTGGAAGAACTTCACGTCGAAGCAAAAAGAGACGGCTACGACTTCATTGACACGCTCATTGACGAGTGGGCCAGCGGAGCCAATCGCTTCGAAGCCCCAGGTGAAGTCCTCTGCGGCTACCTCGACCACGGCCAGCTCGTCGCAGTCGGCGGGCTCACCATCGATCCCTTCACCACCGAACCACACACAGGCCGCATCCGCCGCGTCTACGTCCGCTCCGCATGGCGCAACCAGGGAGTAGGCCGAGCCCTCGTCTCCACCCTGGTAGAACAAGCCCTGAAGAACTTCCGCCACGTACGCCTCCGCGCAGAAAACGAAAACGCAGCACGCCTCTACGAAAGCATGGGATTCACGCCCATTGAAGACCCAGGCGCAACTCACACCCTCTCCTTCGAAGATCACAAAGATCGGAAAGATTACGCCGCCC
The nucleotide sequence above comes from Tunturibacter empetritectus. Encoded proteins:
- a CDS encoding penicillin-binding transpeptidase domain-containing protein; amino-acid sequence: MSRSLKVFGALLFGLVLGAGVGANAATTASGTTPTGKARRHSAGTTRVATTVRARSGASHAGSAHSGSTRSGSYGGRTHVVATHGVVGRHRGARPTLAVRRTRYQEHFSASSFADNLTLGDVVEGEDPLVRAAAIEALGNMNGTAIAIDPSTGRILAMVNQKLALSRGAEPCSTIKLTVALAALEEGIVRKDTPVNLGGRYHMTMTDALAHSNNLYFETLGRQLGFERVKHYANEFGLGELAGYHIQGEQLGTYPDEVLPASLGGVGRMCSFGESVSMTPLQLGALVSAIANGGTLYYLQHPETAEDVATFEPKVKRVLDIAPLIPEISVGMSGAVEYGTARSLRANFSQFPVMGKTGTCSNNGTRFGWFGSFADTPKGQIVTVFFLEGGRPTFGPKAAELTGEFYRALWNKDYFLQKQTVESNGVMGGSE
- a CDS encoding flavin monoamine oxidase family protein, which translates into the protein MSLTRRVFLQRIAQIGGYSAAFATMQALGLMPAVGQSPLPQLPADFGKGKKIIILGAGIAGMTAAYELRKAGFDCTILEARNRPGGRNWTVRDGTKVEFTDGTIQNCDWQDGGYLNAGPARIPSIHTHILGYCQELGVRLEVEVNTSRSALMQSPKLNHGDPVQQRQVVHDTRGYLAELLSKAINKHTLDHELSKEETARLLEFLQNFGDLNKDGRYTGTPRAGFITGPGAGPVNPVLHKPLNFSELLAADMSTGEFYEEQIDWQATMFQPIGGMDRIAYGFANSLGDMIHYECPVTEITTSGQSVTVAYTKSGTPQTISADFCICTLPLPILAKTKNNFSPETQQAFTGMPMVPLYKIAWQSPRFWEKENNIYGGISFLKDKVDLVWYPTDKLFSPTGVLVAGFNSEQELIGGLGGTTTGKLSSFGALPTIEAKFEASRQAVELLHPGRSHLLTKPIYVAWAKIPYSLGCLANNFVSGSAPAYAQLEKPEGKTYFAGDYLSHLVAWQEGAVLSAHHAIERIAKQMQS
- a CDS encoding GNAT family N-acetyltransferase; this translates as MILIQKIELPIAGLEELHVEAKRDGYDFIDTLIDEWASGANRFEAPGEVLCGYLDHGQLVAVGGLTIDPFTTEPHTGRIRRVYVRSAWRNQGVGRALVSTLVEQALKNFRHVRLRAENENAARLYESMGFTPIEDPGATHTLSFEDHKDRKDYAAHK
- the ftsZ gene encoding cell division protein FtsZ; amino-acid sequence: MSNLPNNSNDPNDLRIHYHDEIPRGARIKVIGVGGGGNNAVNRMIAANVVGVEFIAANTDVQALQVSNAPVKLQLGVKLTSGLGAGANPDVGRRAALEDSDKIIEALEGADMVFVTAGLGGGTGTGAAPVIASLASEMGALTVAVVTRPFAFEGKRRMQQAERGMQELLESVDTVIVIPNEKLLAVAKDAGFFESFRIADDVLRQGVQGISDIITIPGVINRDFADVKTTMAGMGYAVMGTGVRSGANRAVEAAMAAMASPLLEAGAIDGARGILINITGSSSLKLSEVNEASSIIQNAAHEDANIIFGAVQDESMGDEVKITVIATGFKQQEMPQRRERMLAEATLPTMRYDVPIQPRVVSARPMGTRFASEIEPAKEAVRPVHETSERREPVVKMEADAPAELVPVPASVFDDDFFRAPGVPGVRGDRAAEVDRVEAGPVERARDTHFSAPMRVQQKDVRSVTGEAGDSSVRVPAFGSAAAVAAADPAEPDELDIPAFLRRGN